The Streptomyces sp. NBC_00162 genome window below encodes:
- the pstA gene encoding phosphate ABC transporter permease PstA has product MSHAIQDQRPARAPKSAAPAKLTRGGLPRWAPAGIAVLSIALGSGIGIVFDLHSKVQWGLIAAILFVIITYTASSVIENRRQAKDRVATSVVWVCFVLAVVPLLSLMWTTISRGLKLLSGSFLSHSMNGVTSFDEGGGVYHALLGTIEQVALATLIAAPIGLLTAVYLVEYGRGSLAKAVTFFVDVMTGIPSIVAGLFILTTWNLMLGFGPSGFAGAMALSILMMPVVVRSTEEMLKLVPNELREAALALGVPKWRMILKVVLPTAIGGISTGVMLAVARIAGETAPIMLLVFGSQLINGNPFEGAQSSLPLYIWEQYKVGSEASYDRAWAAALVLIAFVMILNLVARGIARWKAPKTGR; this is encoded by the coding sequence CCGGCATCGCGGTCCTCTCGATCGCCCTCGGCAGCGGCATCGGCATCGTCTTCGACCTCCACAGCAAGGTCCAGTGGGGTCTGATCGCGGCCATCCTGTTCGTCATCATCACGTACACCGCCAGCTCGGTCATCGAGAACCGCCGCCAGGCCAAGGACCGCGTCGCGACCTCCGTCGTGTGGGTCTGCTTCGTCCTCGCGGTCGTCCCGCTGCTCTCGCTGATGTGGACCACGATCAGCCGCGGCCTCAAGCTCCTCAGCGGCAGCTTCCTGAGCCACTCGATGAACGGCGTGACCAGCTTCGACGAGGGCGGCGGCGTCTACCACGCCCTGCTCGGCACCATCGAGCAGGTCGCCCTGGCCACCCTGATCGCGGCGCCCATCGGCCTGCTGACCGCCGTCTACCTGGTCGAGTACGGCCGGGGCTCGCTCGCCAAGGCCGTGACCTTCTTCGTCGACGTCATGACCGGCATCCCCTCCATCGTCGCGGGTCTGTTCATCCTGACGACCTGGAACCTGATGCTCGGCTTCGGCCCCTCCGGCTTCGCCGGCGCCATGGCCCTGTCGATCCTGATGATGCCCGTAGTGGTCCGCTCCACCGAGGAGATGCTCAAGCTCGTCCCGAACGAGCTGCGCGAGGCCGCCCTCGCCCTCGGTGTGCCGAAGTGGCGCATGATCCTCAAGGTCGTGCTCCCCACCGCCATCGGCGGCATCTCCACCGGCGTCATGCTGGCAGTGGCCCGCATCGCCGGTGAGACCGCGCCGATCATGCTGCTGGTCTTCGGTTCCCAGCTGATCAACGGAAACCCCTTCGAAGGTGCTCAGTCCTCGCTCCCGCTGTACATCTGGGAGCAGTACAAGGTCGGCAGTGAAGCCTCCTACGACCGGGCATGGGCCGCAGCGCTCGTCCTGATCGCCTTCGTCATGATCCTCAATCTGGTGGCCCGCGGCATCGCCCGCTGGAAGGCCCCGAAGACCGGTCGCTGA